One region of Streptomyces sp. NBC_00442 genomic DNA includes:
- a CDS encoding ABC transporter permease, whose translation MGRYVIRRLLQMIPVFFGATLLIFLMVNVMGDPIAGLCGDKACDPATAAQLKKEFGLDKPVWQQYLTYMGNVFTGDFGTAFNGQKVTELMSAAFPVTIRLTIVAIVFEVVIGISLGVVTGLRRGRPVDTVVLMLTLIVIAIPVFVTGLLLQLLLGVEWGVIRPTVSPEAPFNELLIPGLVLASVSLAYVTRLTRTSIAENRRADYVRTAIAKGLPRRRVITRHLLRNSLIPVVTFIGTDVGALMGGAIVTERIFNIHGVGYQLYQGILRQSTQTVVGFVTVLVLVFLIANLIVDLLYAVLDPRIRYA comes from the coding sequence ATGGGACGGTATGTGATCCGGCGTCTGCTCCAGATGATCCCGGTCTTCTTCGGCGCCACGCTGCTGATCTTCCTCATGGTCAACGTGATGGGCGACCCGATCGCCGGTCTGTGCGGGGACAAGGCGTGCGATCCCGCGACCGCGGCCCAGCTCAAGAAGGAGTTCGGGCTCGACAAGCCGGTGTGGCAGCAATACCTGACGTACATGGGGAACGTGTTCACCGGCGACTTCGGGACCGCGTTCAACGGGCAGAAGGTCACCGAGCTGATGTCCGCCGCCTTCCCCGTCACCATCCGCCTGACCATCGTGGCGATCGTCTTCGAGGTGGTCATCGGCATCAGCCTCGGCGTGGTCACCGGGCTGCGGCGCGGCCGCCCCGTCGACACCGTCGTCCTGATGCTGACCCTCATCGTCATCGCCATCCCCGTCTTCGTCACGGGCCTGCTGCTCCAGCTGCTCCTCGGCGTCGAGTGGGGGGTGATCAGGCCCACGGTCTCGCCGGAGGCCCCGTTCAACGAACTGCTCATCCCCGGGCTCGTGCTGGCGTCCGTGTCGCTGGCCTACGTCACCCGGCTGACCCGGACCTCCATCGCGGAGAACCGCCGCGCCGACTACGTCCGCACCGCCATCGCCAAGGGCCTGCCGCGACGCCGGGTGATCACCAGGCATCTGCTGCGCAACTCGCTGATCCCCGTCGTCACCTTCATCGGCACCGATGTCGGCGCCCTGATGGGCGGCGCGATCGTCACCGAGCGGATCTTCAACATCCACGGCGTCGGCTACCAGCTCTACCAGGGCATCCTGCGCCAGAGCACCCAGACGGTGGTCGGCTTCGTGACCGTGCTCGTGCTGGTCTTCCTGATCGCCAACCTCATCGTCGACCTCCTGTACGCCGTACTCGACCCGAGGATCCGCTATGCCTGA
- a CDS encoding peptide ABC transporter substrate-binding protein translates to MRGATHAKWAAGAIVIALAATACGGGGSSGGGSGADGIVSSSWGDPQNPLEPANTNEVQGGKVLDMLMRGLKRYDPKTGEAQNMIADKIDTSDSQNFTVTLKDGWTFSNGEKVTSKSFVDAWNYGANLKNNQKNASMFSYIDGYDKIHPKSGTPASDTLSGLKVVDDKTFTVKLNQKFSTWPDTLGYPAFAPLPRAFFDDHASWLSKPIGDGPYTVDSYTKGSKLSMRTWAGYMGPDKAQNGGIDLKVYTDNNTAYTDLTAGNLDLIDDVPASQLKNVKADLGDRYINTPAGIIQTLAFPYYDAAWNTPDAVKVRKGISMAINRQQITDTIFQKTRTPATDWTSPVLGAAGGYKAGLCGDACTYNPAEAKKLITEGGGIPGGQLKIAYNADTGSHKEWVDAVCNSINNALGNDKACVGGPVGTYADFRSQITQSKMSGPFRAGWQMDYPLIQNFLQPLYYTGASSNDGKWTNAEFDKLVDQANADTDKAKAVADFQQAEGVVRDQMAAIPLWYQNGSAGYSDRVSNVALNPFSVPVYNEIKVS, encoded by the coding sequence ATGCGCGGAGCCACGCACGCCAAGTGGGCCGCAGGTGCGATCGTGATCGCCCTCGCGGCGACGGCCTGCGGTGGAGGGGGGAGCAGCGGCGGCGGCAGTGGAGCCGACGGCATCGTGAGTTCCTCCTGGGGCGACCCGCAGAACCCGCTGGAGCCGGCCAACACCAACGAGGTGCAGGGCGGCAAGGTCCTCGACATGCTGATGCGCGGTCTCAAGCGGTACGACCCGAAGACCGGCGAGGCCCAGAACATGATCGCCGACAAGATCGACACGTCGGACTCGCAGAACTTCACGGTCACCCTGAAGGACGGCTGGACGTTCTCCAACGGCGAGAAGGTCACCTCCAAGTCGTTCGTGGACGCCTGGAACTACGGCGCGAACCTGAAGAACAACCAGAAGAACGCGTCGATGTTCTCCTACATCGACGGCTACGACAAGATCCACCCCAAGAGCGGCACCCCGGCCAGTGACACCCTGTCCGGTCTGAAGGTCGTCGACGACAAGACCTTCACGGTCAAGCTCAACCAGAAGTTCTCCACCTGGCCGGACACCCTCGGCTATCCCGCGTTCGCGCCGCTGCCGCGCGCGTTCTTCGACGACCACGCCTCCTGGCTCTCCAAGCCCATCGGCGACGGCCCGTACACGGTGGACTCGTACACCAAGGGCTCCAAGCTGTCGATGCGCACGTGGGCCGGGTACATGGGCCCGGACAAGGCGCAGAACGGCGGCATCGATCTCAAGGTCTACACCGACAACAACACCGCCTACACCGACCTGACGGCAGGCAACCTCGACCTCATCGACGACGTACCCGCCTCCCAGCTCAAGAACGTCAAGGCCGACCTCGGCGACCGGTACATCAACACCCCCGCCGGCATCATCCAGACGCTCGCCTTCCCGTACTACGACGCGGCCTGGAACACCCCGGACGCGGTCAAGGTCCGCAAGGGCATCTCGATGGCGATCAACCGCCAGCAGATCACCGACACCATCTTCCAGAAGACCCGCACCCCCGCCACCGACTGGACCTCGCCGGTGCTCGGCGCGGCCGGCGGCTACAAGGCCGGGCTCTGCGGCGACGCATGCACCTACAACCCGGCCGAGGCCAAGAAGCTCATCACCGAGGGCGGCGGCATCCCCGGCGGCCAGCTGAAGATCGCGTACAACGCGGACACCGGCTCGCACAAGGAGTGGGTCGACGCCGTCTGCAACAGCATCAACAACGCGCTCGGCAACGACAAGGCGTGCGTCGGCGGCCCGGTCGGCACCTACGCCGACTTCCGCAGCCAGATCACCCAGTCCAAGATGAGCGGCCCCTTCCGGGCGGGCTGGCAGATGGACTACCCGCTGATCCAGAACTTCCTCCAGCCGCTGTACTACACCGGCGCCTCCTCCAACGACGGCAAGTGGACCAACGCCGAGTTCGACAAGCTGGTCGACCAGGCCAACGCCGACACAGACAAGGCCAAGGCGGTCGCCGACTTCCAGCAGGCCGAAGGGGTCGTACGGGACCAGATGGCGGCGATCCCGCTGTGGTACCAGAACGGCAGCGCGGGCTACTCCGACCGCGTCTCCAACGTCGCCCTGAACCCGTTCAGCGTGCCGGTCTACAACGAGATCAAGGTCAGCTGA
- a CDS encoding ABC transporter ATP-binding protein: MADLEKKDEAVDATPNVTDVVKVDASTTSEVEAILDAPVDRGEPILQVRNLVKHFPLTSGILFRRQVGAVKAVDGVSFDLFQGETLGIVGESGCGKSTVARLLMTLERATAGEVFYKGQDITKLSGRALKAVRRNIQMVFQDPYTSLNPRMTVGDIIGEPFDIHPEVAPKGDRRRKVQELLDVVGLNPEYINRYPHQFSGGQRQRIGIARGLALNPEIIICDEPVSALDVSVQAQVINLMEKLQDEFNLSYLFIAHDLSIVRHISDRVGVMYLGKMAEIGTDQQIYEHPTHPYTQALLSAVPVPDPDAREHRERIILTGDVPSPANPPSGCRFRTRCWKAEDRCSTEVPLLAIPERFQGLDSPVAHESACHFAEEKDVVGAA, from the coding sequence ATGGCTGACCTCGAAAAGAAGGACGAGGCCGTGGACGCCACCCCCAACGTCACCGACGTCGTCAAGGTGGACGCCTCCACGACCAGCGAGGTCGAGGCGATCCTCGACGCCCCGGTCGACCGGGGCGAGCCGATCCTCCAGGTCCGCAATCTGGTCAAGCACTTCCCGCTGACCAGCGGCATCCTGTTCCGGCGGCAGGTCGGCGCGGTCAAGGCCGTCGACGGCGTCTCCTTCGACCTGTTCCAGGGCGAGACCCTGGGCATCGTGGGCGAGTCCGGCTGTGGCAAGTCCACCGTCGCCCGGCTCCTGATGACGCTGGAGCGGGCGACCGCCGGCGAGGTCTTCTACAAGGGCCAGGACATCACCAAGCTGTCCGGGCGCGCGCTGAAGGCCGTGCGCCGCAACATCCAGATGGTGTTCCAGGACCCGTACACCTCGCTGAACCCGCGCATGACGGTCGGCGACATCATCGGGGAGCCCTTCGACATCCACCCCGAGGTGGCTCCCAAGGGCGACCGGCGCCGCAAGGTCCAGGAGCTCCTGGACGTCGTGGGTCTGAACCCGGAGTACATCAACCGGTACCCGCACCAGTTCTCCGGCGGTCAGCGTCAGCGCATCGGCATCGCCCGCGGCCTGGCACTCAACCCCGAGATCATCATCTGCGACGAGCCGGTGTCCGCTCTGGACGTCTCCGTCCAGGCGCAGGTCATCAACCTGATGGAGAAGCTCCAGGACGAGTTCAACCTGTCCTACCTCTTCATCGCGCACGACCTGTCGATCGTCCGGCACATCTCCGACCGGGTCGGCGTGATGTACCTGGGCAAGATGGCCGAGATCGGCACCGACCAGCAGATCTACGAGCACCCGACGCACCCCTACACCCAGGCGCTGCTCTCCGCCGTCCCGGTCCCCGACCCGGACGCGCGCGAGCACCGCGAGCGGATCATCCTCACCGGTGACGTCCCCTCGCCCGCCAATCCGCCGTCGGGCTGCCGCTTCCGCACTCGCTGCTGGAAGGCGGAGGACCGCTGCTCCACCGAGGTCCCGCTGCTCGCGATCCCGGAGCGCTTCCAGGGTCTGGACAGCCCGGTCGCGCACGAGTCGGCGTGCCACTTCGCCGAGGAGAAGGACGTCGTCGGCGCGGCCTGA
- a CDS encoding ABC transporter ATP-binding protein: protein MTIIEETASVPAPRSGDDKGGPLLEVRDLHVEFHTRDGVAKAVNGVNYSVAAGETLAVLGESGSGKSVTAQAIMGILDMPPGKIPQGEILFRGQDMLKMSGEERRAIRGRKIAMIFQDALSALNPVLSVGYQLGEMYRVHQGLSKKDAKVKAIELMDKVKIPAAAARVSDYPHQFSGGMRQRIMIAMALALEPDLIIADEPTTALDVTVQAQVMDLLAELQREYNMGLILITHDLGVVADVADKIAVMYAGRIVETAPVHEIYKRPAHPYTKGLLESIPRLDQKGQELFAIKGLPPNLMRIPGGCAFNPRCTMAQDVCRTDVPVLHQVTEQDGTELVGRGSACHFWKETIHG, encoded by the coding sequence GTGACCATCATCGAAGAAACCGCGAGCGTCCCCGCGCCCCGTTCGGGCGACGACAAGGGCGGCCCGCTGCTCGAAGTCCGCGACCTGCACGTCGAGTTCCACACCCGTGACGGTGTGGCCAAGGCAGTCAACGGCGTCAACTACAGCGTCGCCGCAGGCGAGACGCTGGCCGTGCTCGGCGAGTCCGGCTCCGGCAAGTCCGTGACCGCGCAGGCGATCATGGGCATCCTGGACATGCCGCCCGGCAAGATCCCGCAGGGCGAGATCCTCTTCCGCGGCCAGGACATGCTGAAGATGTCCGGCGAGGAACGGCGCGCCATCCGCGGCCGGAAGATCGCGATGATCTTCCAGGACGCGCTCTCCGCGCTGAACCCGGTGCTCAGCGTCGGCTACCAGCTCGGCGAGATGTACCGGGTCCACCAGGGCCTGTCCAAGAAGGACGCCAAGGTCAAGGCCATCGAGCTGATGGACAAGGTCAAGATCCCGGCCGCCGCGGCCCGGGTCAGCGACTACCCCCACCAGTTCTCCGGCGGCATGCGCCAGCGCATCATGATCGCCATGGCGCTGGCCCTCGAGCCCGACCTGATCATCGCGGACGAGCCGACCACCGCGCTCGACGTGACCGTCCAGGCCCAGGTCATGGACCTGCTCGCGGAGCTGCAGCGCGAGTACAACATGGGCCTGATCCTGATCACCCACGACCTCGGCGTGGTCGCCGACGTCGCGGACAAGATCGCGGTCATGTACGCCGGCCGGATCGTCGAGACGGCCCCGGTGCACGAGATCTACAAGCGCCCCGCGCACCCGTACACCAAGGGTCTGCTCGAATCGATCCCGCGCCTCGACCAGAAGGGCCAGGAGCTCTTCGCGATCAAGGGCCTCCCGCCCAACCTGATGCGCATCCCCGGCGGTTGTGCGTTCAACCCGCGCTGCACCATGGCGCAGGACGTGTGCCGCACGGACGTTCCGGTGCTGCACCAGGTGACCGAGCAGGACGGCACCGAGCTGGTCGGTCGCGGCAGCGCCTGCCACTTCTGGAAGGAGACGATCCATGGCTGA
- a CDS encoding ABC transporter permease, translated as MPETLNKASAGAAETPAVTPVPVTAEKARSLWSDAWRDLRRNPVFVISAVLIVFLLVVAAFPGLFTSVDPDHADLAKHYLGVPSYSHFFQEDWFGYDVQGRSIFARVLFGARASIIVGVCVTLVVTVLGGIVGMLAGYFGGWFDSLLSRITDVFFGIPLLLGAIVVLNAFTHRTVWTVVLALGVLGWTQLARVMRGSVLTVKQADYVQAAKALGAGTGRIMLRHILPNAIAPVIVVATIALGGYIAAEATLSFLGIGLPPSTVSWGNDISSGQTVIRTAPHVLFFPSAMLSITVLAFIMLGDAVRDALDPKLR; from the coding sequence ATGCCTGAGACCCTCAACAAGGCTTCCGCCGGGGCCGCCGAGACCCCGGCCGTCACCCCGGTGCCGGTCACCGCGGAGAAGGCCCGCAGCCTCTGGTCGGACGCGTGGCGCGACCTGCGCCGCAACCCCGTCTTCGTCATCTCCGCCGTCCTGATCGTCTTCCTGCTCGTGGTGGCGGCCTTCCCCGGCCTCTTCACGTCGGTCGACCCGGACCACGCGGACCTCGCCAAGCACTACCTGGGCGTGCCGAGTTACAGCCACTTCTTCCAGGAGGACTGGTTCGGCTACGACGTCCAGGGGCGCAGCATCTTCGCGCGCGTCCTGTTCGGCGCCCGCGCCTCGATCATCGTCGGCGTCTGCGTGACGCTGGTCGTGACCGTCCTCGGCGGAATCGTCGGCATGCTGGCCGGCTACTTCGGCGGCTGGTTCGACTCGCTGCTCTCCCGCATCACCGACGTGTTCTTCGGCATCCCGCTGCTGCTCGGCGCGATCGTCGTCCTGAACGCCTTCACCCACCGCACGGTGTGGACCGTGGTGCTCGCGCTCGGCGTCCTCGGCTGGACCCAGCTCGCCCGCGTCATGCGCGGCTCGGTGCTGACGGTCAAGCAGGCCGACTACGTGCAGGCCGCCAAGGCGCTCGGCGCAGGCACCGGCCGGATCATGCTCCGGCACATCCTGCCGAACGCGATCGCCCCGGTGATCGTCGTCGCCACCATCGCGCTCGGCGGCTACATCGCCGCGGAGGCGACGCTGTCCTTCCTCGGTATCGGGCTCCCGCCCTCCACCGTCTCCTGGGGCAACGACATCTCATCCGGCCAGACCGTCATCCGTACCGCCCCGCACGTGCTGTTCTTCCCCAGCGCCATGCTGAGCATCACGGTGCTCGCGTTCATCATGCTCGGTGACGCGGTGCGCGACGCTCTCGACCCCAAGCTGCGCTGA
- a CDS encoding ABC transporter permease — translation MGRYVARRLLQMIPVFIGTTLLIFLMVYSLPGDPVRALWGDRPADPQAMARLRHEYWFDRPVLAQYWHYLSNVVTGNFGTSFVTGRKVIDVMAETFPVTIRLALIAFAVEIVVGLSLGLLAGLNRGRVWDKLVLVITLLLISIPIFVLGFIFQTIFADQLGWVTPTVQDSNDISQLILPGAVLGSLSFAYIARLSRTSLAENLRADYIRTAIAKGLPRRRVVGIHLMRNSLIPVVTFLGTDLGALMGGAIVTEGIFNVHGIGNTLYRSINQSDNATVVGIVTILVIVYLLSSLLVDLLYAALDPRIRYA, via the coding sequence ATGGGGCGCTACGTCGCAAGGCGACTGCTCCAGATGATCCCGGTGTTCATCGGGACCACTCTGCTCATCTTTCTGATGGTGTACTCACTTCCCGGCGACCCCGTCCGGGCTCTGTGGGGCGACAGACCTGCCGACCCGCAGGCGATGGCGCGGCTGCGCCACGAGTACTGGTTCGACCGACCGGTCCTCGCGCAGTACTGGCACTATCTCAGCAACGTCGTCACCGGCAACTTCGGCACCAGCTTCGTCACCGGCCGTAAGGTGATCGACGTCATGGCCGAGACGTTCCCCGTGACGATCCGGCTGGCACTGATCGCTTTCGCCGTCGAGATCGTGGTGGGCCTCTCGCTGGGCCTCCTGGCCGGCCTGAACCGCGGTCGGGTCTGGGACAAGCTCGTGCTCGTGATCACGCTGCTGCTGATCTCGATCCCGATCTTCGTCCTCGGCTTCATCTTCCAGACGATCTTCGCGGACCAGCTCGGCTGGGTCACCCCGACCGTGCAGGACTCCAACGACATCTCGCAGTTGATCCTGCCGGGTGCCGTCCTCGGTTCCCTCTCGTTCGCCTACATCGCGCGGCTCAGCAGAACCTCGCTCGCCGAGAACCTGCGCGCGGACTACATCCGCACCGCCATCGCCAAGGGCCTGCCGCGCCGTCGCGTCGTGGGCATCCACCTGATGCGCAACTCGCTCATCCCGGTGGTCACCTTCCTCGGCACCGACCTCGGCGCCCTGATGGGCGGCGCGATCGTGACCGAGGGCATCTTCAACGTGCACGGCATCGGCAACACGCTGTACCGGTCGATCAACCAGTCGGACAACGCCACGGTGGTGGGCATCGTGACGATCCTCGTGATCGTCTACCTGCTGTCCAGCCTCCTGGTCGACCTGCTGTACGCCGCTCTGGACCCGAGGATCCGCTATGCCTGA
- a CDS encoding peptide ABC transporter substrate-binding protein: MRGATSAKWVAGAAIIALAATACGGGKDSTDNSGAAADPTGVFSYQSSEPQHPIQPANVMETGGGRITDVLFSKLVDFEPKTGAITNVVADSIKQDDASHYTIKVKQGWTFHNGEKVTAKSFVDAWNWGANSKNAQQNASWFSDIKGYDEVHPEKGDPKADKMSGLSTPDDYTIKVELATPAPYWTYKLGYSAYAPLPSVFYTNPKKYGEEPIGNGPYQFVKWNHNQDFLTKAYDKYAGADKPKNGGVDFKFYTSSEAAYKDAVSNNLDVLDQVAPSGMATYHQDLGKRAVDAPQNSIQTISVAAYAPAITGLKDRPKFMQGISMAIDRDTITKTVLQGSRTPATGFVPPAVKGYAADACGDVCKYNPTKAKQLVTEAGGANATISILYNADGGHKEWVTAVCANITQATGVKCESDSKADFKTALDVRTNKKVQSFYRSGWVQDYPLNANFLKDLYGTTAAGNEGGYSNKTFDDLAAKADKAATLDESVKLYQDAEKSLFADMPAIPLWYYKTNAGYSANVKSVTYDTFGKPVFTAVEVLKK; encoded by the coding sequence ATGCGTGGTGCTACGAGCGCCAAGTGGGTCGCGGGAGCGGCAATCATCGCCCTGGCTGCGACCGCTTGTGGTGGCGGCAAGGACAGCACGGACAACTCGGGCGCGGCTGCGGACCCGACAGGTGTCTTCAGCTACCAGAGCAGCGAACCGCAGCACCCGATCCAGCCGGCCAACGTGATGGAGACCGGCGGCGGCCGCATCACCGACGTCCTCTTCTCCAAGCTGGTCGACTTCGAGCCGAAGACCGGCGCGATCACCAACGTCGTCGCCGACTCGATCAAGCAGGACGACGCCAGCCACTACACCATCAAGGTGAAGCAGGGCTGGACGTTCCACAACGGCGAGAAGGTCACCGCCAAGTCGTTCGTCGACGCCTGGAACTGGGGCGCCAACTCCAAGAACGCGCAGCAGAACGCTTCTTGGTTCTCGGACATCAAGGGCTACGACGAGGTCCACCCGGAGAAGGGTGACCCGAAGGCCGACAAGATGTCGGGTCTGTCCACCCCGGACGACTACACCATCAAGGTCGAGCTCGCCACCCCGGCTCCGTACTGGACCTACAAGCTCGGCTACAGCGCCTACGCGCCGCTGCCGTCGGTGTTCTACACCAACCCGAAGAAGTACGGCGAAGAGCCCATCGGCAACGGCCCGTACCAGTTCGTGAAGTGGAACCACAACCAGGACTTCCTCACCAAGGCCTACGACAAGTACGCCGGTGCGGACAAGCCGAAGAACGGTGGTGTGGACTTCAAGTTCTACACCAGCTCCGAGGCCGCCTATAAGGACGCGGTCTCCAACAACCTGGACGTGCTCGACCAGGTCGCCCCGAGCGGCATGGCCACGTACCACCAGGACCTCGGCAAGCGCGCCGTGGACGCCCCGCAGAACTCGATCCAGACGATCTCCGTCGCCGCCTACGCGCCGGCGATCACGGGTCTGAAGGACCGTCCGAAGTTCATGCAGGGCATCTCGATGGCGATCGACCGGGACACCATCACCAAGACGGTGCTCCAGGGTTCGCGTACCCCGGCCACCGGCTTCGTGCCGCCGGCCGTCAAGGGCTACGCCGCCGACGCCTGTGGTGACGTCTGCAAGTACAACCCCACCAAGGCCAAGCAGCTCGTCACGGAGGCCGGCGGCGCCAACGCCACCATCTCGATCCTCTACAACGCCGACGGCGGCCACAAGGAATGGGTGACGGCGGTCTGCGCCAACATCACCCAGGCCACCGGCGTCAAGTGCGAGAGCGACTCCAAGGCGGACTTCAAGACCGCTCTGGACGTCCGCACCAACAAGAAGGTCCAGAGCTTCTACCGCTCGGGCTGGGTGCAGGACTACCCGCTGAACGCCAACTTCCTCAAGGACCTGTACGGCACCACCGCCGCGGGCAACGAGGGCGGCTACTCGAACAAGACCTTCGACGACCTGGCGGCCAAGGCCGACAAGGCGGCGACCCTGGACGAGTCGGTCAAGCTGTACCAGGACGCCGAGAAGTCGCTGTTCGCCGACATGCCGGCCATCCCGCTCTGGTACTACAAGACGAACGCCGGCTACTCGGCCAACGTCAAGAGCGTCACGTACGACACCTTCGGCAAGCCGGTCTTCACCGCGGTCGAGGTTCTCAAGAAGTAG
- the typA gene encoding translational GTPase TypA, with translation MPTRHDIRNVAIVAHVDHGKTTLVDAMLKQAGAFAAHAAESLDDRMMDSNDLEREKGITILAKNTAVKYHPKDGGDVITINIIDTPGHADFGGEVERGLSMVDAVVLLVDASEGPLPQTRFVLRKALQQRLPVILCINKTDRPDSRIDEVVNETYDLFLDLDADEDQIEFPIVYACARDGVASLTKPEDGTVPADSENLEPFFSTILSSVPAPEYDESAPLQAHVTNLDADNFLGRIALLRVEQGELRKGQTVAWIKRDGTISNVRITELMMTEALTRKPAEMAGPGDICAVAGIPEIMIGETLADPENPIALPLITVDQPAISMTIGTNTSPLVGRGGSGKGADAKATVKDRKVTARQVKDRLDRELIGNVSLRVLDTERPDAWEVQGRGELALAILVEQMRREGFELTIGKPQVVTKQVDGKTHEPVERLTVDVPEEHMGAVTQLMGVRKGRMDNMSNHGSGWVRMEFVVPSRGLIGFRTEFLTNTRGTGIAHSIHEGHEPWFGTLTTRNNGSLVADRAGSVTPFAMINLQERGVLFTEPGTEVYEGMIVGENSRADDMDVNITKEKKLTNMRAASADNTENVVPARKLSLEQSLEFCRDDECVEVTPEAVRIRKVVLDAKERGRTASRAKRN, from the coding sequence ATGCCCACGCGCCACGACATCCGTAACGTCGCCATCGTCGCCCACGTCGACCACGGCAAGACCACCCTGGTCGACGCCATGCTCAAGCAGGCCGGCGCCTTCGCCGCGCACGCCGCCGAGTCGCTCGACGACCGCATGATGGACAGCAACGATCTGGAGCGTGAGAAGGGCATCACGATCCTGGCCAAGAACACGGCCGTCAAGTACCACCCCAAGGATGGCGGCGACGTCATCACCATCAACATCATCGACACCCCGGGCCACGCCGACTTCGGTGGCGAGGTCGAGCGCGGTCTGTCGATGGTGGACGCCGTCGTGCTCCTGGTCGACGCCTCCGAGGGCCCCCTGCCGCAGACCCGCTTCGTGCTGCGCAAGGCCCTCCAGCAGCGCCTGCCCGTCATCCTGTGCATCAACAAGACGGACCGCCCCGACTCCCGGATCGACGAGGTCGTCAACGAGACGTACGACCTCTTCCTCGACCTGGACGCGGACGAGGACCAGATCGAGTTCCCGATCGTCTACGCCTGCGCCCGTGACGGCGTCGCCTCGCTGACCAAGCCGGAGGACGGCACCGTCCCGGCCGACAGCGAGAACCTGGAGCCGTTCTTCTCGACGATCCTCTCCAGCGTCCCGGCCCCCGAGTACGACGAGAGCGCCCCCCTCCAGGCGCACGTCACCAACCTCGACGCCGACAACTTCCTCGGCCGTATCGCGCTGCTCCGCGTCGAGCAGGGCGAGCTGCGCAAGGGCCAGACCGTCGCGTGGATCAAGCGGGACGGCACGATCTCCAACGTCCGCATCACCGAGCTGATGATGACCGAGGCGCTCACCCGCAAGCCGGCCGAGATGGCCGGCCCCGGTGACATCTGCGCGGTGGCCGGTATCCCCGAGATCATGATCGGCGAGACCCTGGCCGACCCGGAGAACCCGATCGCGCTGCCGCTGATCACGGTCGACCAGCCGGCCATCTCCATGACCATCGGCACCAACACCTCGCCGCTCGTCGGCCGCGGTGGTTCCGGCAAGGGCGCGGACGCCAAGGCGACCGTCAAGGACCGCAAGGTCACCGCCCGTCAGGTCAAGGACCGCCTCGACCGCGAGCTCATCGGCAACGTCTCGCTCCGCGTGCTCGACACCGAGCGCCCGGACGCCTGGGAGGTCCAGGGCCGTGGTGAGCTCGCGCTCGCCATCCTGGTCGAGCAGATGCGCCGCGAGGGCTTCGAGCTGACCATCGGCAAGCCGCAGGTGGTCACCAAGCAGGTCGACGGCAAGACCCACGAGCCGGTCGAGCGCCTCACCGTGGACGTCCCCGAGGAGCACATGGGCGCGGTCACGCAGCTCATGGGCGTCCGCAAGGGCCGCATGGACAACATGTCCAACCACGGTTCCGGCTGGGTCCGCATGGAGTTCGTCGTTCCCTCCCGTGGCCTCATCGGCTTCCGTACGGAGTTCCTCACGAACACCCGCGGCACCGGTATCGCCCACTCGATCCACGAGGGCCACGAGCCGTGGTTCGGCACCCTGACGACCCGTAACAACGGCTCGCTCGTGGCCGACCGCGCCGGTTCGGTCACCCCCTTCGCCATGATCAACCTCCAGGAGCGCGGTGTGCTGTTCACCGAGCCCGGCACCGAGGTCTACGAGGGCATGATCGTCGGTGAGAACTCGCGTGCCGACGACATGGACGTGAACATCACCAAGGAGAAGAAGCTCACCAACATGCGTGCCGCTTCCGCCGACAACACCGAGAACGTGGTGCCGGCGCGCAAGCTCTCCCTGGAGCAGTCCCTGGAGTTCTGCCGCGACGACGAGTGCGTCGAGGTGACCCCGGAGGCCGTGCGCATCCGCAAGGTCGTCCTGGACGCCAAGGAGCGCGGCCGCACCGCGTCGCGCGCCAAGCGGAACTGA